A single region of the Zootoca vivipara chromosome 2, rZooViv1.1, whole genome shotgun sequence genome encodes:
- the LOC118081473 gene encoding 5-hydroxytryptamine receptor 3A, protein MYVYWDNEYVSWDPLDFCNITNITLPVNLFWTPDLYIDERADEDKFTQSPYAYVSAIGYILMFQAYRLTSSCSLDVHAFPFDQQKCNISIMSSIHADKEMKIMSTKTSRKANQDSREYYLTSGEWKFEGLRIIEHTMEYDIINFSTVTYEISMKRRSILYVMVLILPTLTLFLLDMAISFASASPGEKIAFKMTLILQISFLSMILNDMLPATSDHPPVIAAFFTGMFVFLVLGILENAFVLYLKEKRPKLPSFKGNKLMNRILGRKKEERESPATHLGDRRPKENQPADGFPLPAKDSEDDNLVFLKHLNMELQQIKKHLSLEEHQGDPESVAWDKTMVLMEKGLYYTRLILSVIFLAVIIIQWTR, encoded by the exons ATGTATGTG TACTGGGATAATGAATATGTCTCATGGGATCCCTTGGATTTCTGTAACATTACGAATATCACTTTGCCTGTGAACCTTTTTTGGACCCCAGACCTCTACATAGATGAACG GGCAGATGAAGACAAGTTCACACAAAGCCCTTATGCTTATGTATCAGCCATTGGTTACATTCTAATGTTTCAAGCCTACCGACTGACTTCATCCTGCAGTCTGGATGTCCATGCGTTTCCTTTCGATCAACAAAAATGCAACATAAGCATAATGTCATCGATACATGCAG ataaggaaatgaaaataatgaGCACCAAAACTTCCAGGAAGGCGAACCAAGATAGTCGCGAATATTACTTGACCAGTGGGGAATGGAAGTTTGAGGGACTGAGGATCATAGAGCACACCATGGAATATGACATAATTAACTTCAGTACTGTCACTTATGAG ATTTCTATGAAGAGGCGCTCCATTTTGTATGTGATGGTTCTGATCCTCCCAACTTTAACTCTCTTCTTGCTGGATATGGCTATTTCTTTTGCATCTGCCTCTCCTGGAGAAAAGATTGCCTTCAAAATGACACTGATCCTTCAAATCTCATTTTTGTCGATGATTCTTAATGATATGCTACCCGCAACATCAGATCATCCACCAGTCATAG CCGCATTTTTCACTGGGATGTTTGTATTTCTGGTCCTTGGTATCTTGGAGAACGCTTTTGTACTCTATCTCAAAGAGAAGAGACCAAAGTTGCCATCCTTCAAGGGGAATAAACTCATGAATAGAatcctgggcaggaagaaagaggaaCGCGAGAGCCCGGCGACCCATTTAG GAGACAGGAGGCCCAAAGAGAACCAGCCGGCAGATGGATTTCCCTTGCCAGCAAAAGACAGTGAAGATGACAACTTGGTGTTTCTGAAACATCTGAATATGGAACTGCAACAGATCAAGAAACATCTCTCTCTAGAAGAACACCAGGGTGACCCTGAATCAGTCGCGTGGGATAAAACAATGGTCCTTATGGAGAAAGGGCTTTATTACACCCGCCTGATTTTATCTGTCATCTTTTTAGCTGTTATTATCATACAGTGGACACGCTGA